Proteins encoded together in one Rhinopithecus roxellana isolate Shanxi Qingling chromosome 3, ASM756505v1, whole genome shotgun sequence window:
- the HARS2 gene encoding probable histidine--tRNA ligase, mitochondrial isoform X2: MPLLRLLPRRAWAALLSQLLRPPCASCAGAVRCQSQVAEAVLTSQLKARQEKPNFIIKIPKGTRDLSPQHMVVREKILDLVISCFKRHGAKVMDTPAFELKEILTEKYGEDSGLMYDLKDQGGELLSLRYDLTVPFARYLAMNKVKKMKRYHVGKVWRRESPTIVQGRYREFCQCDFDIAGQFDPMIPDAECLKIMCEILSGLQLGDFLIKVNDRRIVDGMFAVCGVPESKFRAICSSIDKLDKMAWKDVRHEMVAKKGLAPEVADRIGDYVQCHGGVSLVEQMFQDPRLSQNKQALEGLGDLKLLFEYLTLFGIAEKISFDLSLARGLDYYTGVIYEAVLLQTPTQAGEEPLNVGSVAAGGRYDGLVGMFDPKGHKVPCVGLSIGVERIFYIVEQRMKTKGEKVRTTETQVFVATPQKNFLQERLKLITELWDAGIKAEMLYKNNPKLLTQLHYCESTGIPLVVIIGEQELKEGVIKIRSVASREEVAIKRENLVAEIQKRLSES; encoded by the exons ATGCCCCTGCTCCGACTTCTTCCCAGGAGGGCCTGGGCTGCACTGCTCAGCCAGCTCCTGCGACCGCCCTGCGCTTCTTGCGCCGGGGCGGTCCGTTGCCAAAGCCAG GTTGCAGAGGCAGTGTTAACATCCCAACTGAAAGCACGTCAAGAGAAACCAAATTTTATTATCAAGATCCCAAAG GGTACCAGGGATCTTAGTCCTCAGCATATGGTTGTGAGGGAGAAAATTCTTGATTTGGTTATCAGCTGCTTTAAACGTCATGGAGCAAAGGTTATGGATACCCCAGCATTTGAGCTGAAG GAAATACTGACTGAGAAGTATGGAGAGGACTCTGGGCTCATGTATGATCTGAAGGATCAAGGTGGAGAGCTGTTGTCCCTCCGCTATGACCTTACT GTTCCCTTTGCTCGTTATCTGGCCATGAATAAGGTGAAGAAGATGAAACGTTATCACGTTGGAAAGGTGTGGCGGCGAGAGAGCCCAACCATAGTCCAAGGCCGCTACAGGGAGTTCTGCCAGTGT GATTTTGACATTGCTGGTCAGTTTGACCCTATGATCCCTGATGCAGAGTGTTTGAAGATCATGTGTGAAATCCTAAGTGGATTGCAGTTGGGAGACTTTCTCATTAAG GTAAATGACCGGCGGATTGTGGATGGGATGTTTGCTGTCTGTGGCGTTCCTGAAAGCAAGTTCCGCGCCATCTGCTCCTCCATAGATAAACTAGACAAG ATGGCTTGGAAAGATGTGAGACATGAGATGGTGGCGAAGAAAGGCCTGGCTCCTGAGGTGGCTGATCGAATTGGGGACTATGTCCAATGTCATG GTGGGGTATCCCTGGTAGAGCAAATGTTTCAGGATCCCAGACTATCCCAGAACAAGCAGGCCCTAGAGGGCCTGGGAGACCTGAAGCTGCTATTTGAATACCTGACTTTATTTGGAATTGCTGAGAAG ATCTCCTTTGACCTCAGCCTGGCTCGGGGCCTAGACTACTATACAGGAGTGATCTATGAAGCAGTGCTGCTGCAGACCCCAACTCAGGCTGGGGAGGAGCCCCTGAATGTGGGCAGTGTGGCTGCTGGTGGGCGCTATGACGGGCTGGTGGGCATGTTTGACCCCAAGGGCCACAAGGTGCCATGTGTGGGACTCAGCATTGGGGTTGAACGAATCTTCTACATTGTGGAGCAGAGGATGAAG ACCAAAGGTGAGAAGGTGCGGACTACAGAGACTCAAGTGTTTGTGGCCACACCACAGAAGAACTTTCTCCAAGAACGGTTGAAACTTATTACAGAGCTTTGGGATGCTGGAATCAAG GCAGAGATGCTATACAAGAACAACCCCAAACTATTAACCCAGCTGCACTATTGTGAGAGCACAGGCATTCCACTGGTGGTCATTATTGGTGAGCAAGAACTGAAAGAAGGGGTCATCAAGATCCGTTCAGTGGCCAGCAgagaggag GTGGCCATTAAACGGGAAAATCTTGTGGCTGAAATTCAGAAGCGACTGTCTGAGTCTTGA
- the HARS2 gene encoding probable histidine--tRNA ligase, mitochondrial isoform X4, translating to MTLLEVPFARYLAMNKVKKMKRYHVGKVWRRESPTIVQGRYREFCQCDFDIAGQFDPMIPDAECLKIMCEILSGLQLGDFLIKVNDRRIVDGMFAVCGVPESKFRAICSSIDKLDKMAWKDVRHEMVAKKGLAPEVADRIGDYVQCHGGVSLVEQMFQDPRLSQNKQALEGLGDLKLLFEYLTLFGIAEKISFDLSLARGLDYYTGVIYEAVLLQTPTQAGEEPLNVGSVAAGGRYDGLVGMFDPKGHKVPCVGLSIGVERIFYIVEQRMKTKGEKVRTTETQVFVATPQKNFLQERLKLITELWDAGIKAEMLYKNNPKLLTQLHYCESTGIPLVVIIGEQELKEGVIKIRSVASREEVAIKRENLVAEIQKRLSES from the exons ATGACCTTACT TGAGGTTCCCTTTGCTCGTTATCTGGCCATGAATAAGGTGAAGAAGATGAAACGTTATCACGTTGGAAAGGTGTGGCGGCGAGAGAGCCCAACCATAGTCCAAGGCCGCTACAGGGAGTTCTGCCAGTGT GATTTTGACATTGCTGGTCAGTTTGACCCTATGATCCCTGATGCAGAGTGTTTGAAGATCATGTGTGAAATCCTAAGTGGATTGCAGTTGGGAGACTTTCTCATTAAG GTAAATGACCGGCGGATTGTGGATGGGATGTTTGCTGTCTGTGGCGTTCCTGAAAGCAAGTTCCGCGCCATCTGCTCCTCCATAGATAAACTAGACAAG ATGGCTTGGAAAGATGTGAGACATGAGATGGTGGCGAAGAAAGGCCTGGCTCCTGAGGTGGCTGATCGAATTGGGGACTATGTCCAATGTCATG GTGGGGTATCCCTGGTAGAGCAAATGTTTCAGGATCCCAGACTATCCCAGAACAAGCAGGCCCTAGAGGGCCTGGGAGACCTGAAGCTGCTATTTGAATACCTGACTTTATTTGGAATTGCTGAGAAG ATCTCCTTTGACCTCAGCCTGGCTCGGGGCCTAGACTACTATACAGGAGTGATCTATGAAGCAGTGCTGCTGCAGACCCCAACTCAGGCTGGGGAGGAGCCCCTGAATGTGGGCAGTGTGGCTGCTGGTGGGCGCTATGACGGGCTGGTGGGCATGTTTGACCCCAAGGGCCACAAGGTGCCATGTGTGGGACTCAGCATTGGGGTTGAACGAATCTTCTACATTGTGGAGCAGAGGATGAAG ACCAAAGGTGAGAAGGTGCGGACTACAGAGACTCAAGTGTTTGTGGCCACACCACAGAAGAACTTTCTCCAAGAACGGTTGAAACTTATTACAGAGCTTTGGGATGCTGGAATCAAG GCAGAGATGCTATACAAGAACAACCCCAAACTATTAACCCAGCTGCACTATTGTGAGAGCACAGGCATTCCACTGGTGGTCATTATTGGTGAGCAAGAACTGAAAGAAGGGGTCATCAAGATCCGTTCAGTGGCCAGCAgagaggag GTGGCCATTAAACGGGAAAATCTTGTGGCTGAAATTCAGAAGCGACTGTCTGAGTCTTGA
- the HARS2 gene encoding probable histidine--tRNA ligase, mitochondrial isoform X1 — MKWCFGFLLLRVKSLCRLMVNRVRDATGLASVQRSHFSHSFFCQVAEAVLTSQLKARQEKPNFIIKIPKGTRDLSPQHMVVREKILDLVISCFKRHGAKVMDTPAFELKEILTEKYGEDSGLMYDLKDQGGELLSLRYDLTVPFARYLAMNKVKKMKRYHVGKVWRRESPTIVQGRYREFCQCDFDIAGQFDPMIPDAECLKIMCEILSGLQLGDFLIKVNDRRIVDGMFAVCGVPESKFRAICSSIDKLDKMAWKDVRHEMVAKKGLAPEVADRIGDYVQCHGGVSLVEQMFQDPRLSQNKQALEGLGDLKLLFEYLTLFGIAEKISFDLSLARGLDYYTGVIYEAVLLQTPTQAGEEPLNVGSVAAGGRYDGLVGMFDPKGHKVPCVGLSIGVERIFYIVEQRMKTKGEKVRTTETQVFVATPQKNFLQERLKLITELWDAGIKAEMLYKNNPKLLTQLHYCESTGIPLVVIIGEQELKEGVIKIRSVASREEVAIKRENLVAEIQKRLSES; from the exons ATGAAATGGTGCTTTGGCTTCCTGTTGCTCAGGGTGAAGAGTCTTTGCAGGTTGATGGTCAACAGGGTCAGAGATGCCACAGGTCTGGCCAGTGTCCAGAGGAGCCACTTCTCACATTCATTCTTCTGCCAGGTTGCAGAGGCAGTGTTAACATCCCAACTGAAAGCACGTCAAGAGAAACCAAATTTTATTATCAAGATCCCAAAG GGTACCAGGGATCTTAGTCCTCAGCATATGGTTGTGAGGGAGAAAATTCTTGATTTGGTTATCAGCTGCTTTAAACGTCATGGAGCAAAGGTTATGGATACCCCAGCATTTGAGCTGAAG GAAATACTGACTGAGAAGTATGGAGAGGACTCTGGGCTCATGTATGATCTGAAGGATCAAGGTGGAGAGCTGTTGTCCCTCCGCTATGACCTTACT GTTCCCTTTGCTCGTTATCTGGCCATGAATAAGGTGAAGAAGATGAAACGTTATCACGTTGGAAAGGTGTGGCGGCGAGAGAGCCCAACCATAGTCCAAGGCCGCTACAGGGAGTTCTGCCAGTGT GATTTTGACATTGCTGGTCAGTTTGACCCTATGATCCCTGATGCAGAGTGTTTGAAGATCATGTGTGAAATCCTAAGTGGATTGCAGTTGGGAGACTTTCTCATTAAG GTAAATGACCGGCGGATTGTGGATGGGATGTTTGCTGTCTGTGGCGTTCCTGAAAGCAAGTTCCGCGCCATCTGCTCCTCCATAGATAAACTAGACAAG ATGGCTTGGAAAGATGTGAGACATGAGATGGTGGCGAAGAAAGGCCTGGCTCCTGAGGTGGCTGATCGAATTGGGGACTATGTCCAATGTCATG GTGGGGTATCCCTGGTAGAGCAAATGTTTCAGGATCCCAGACTATCCCAGAACAAGCAGGCCCTAGAGGGCCTGGGAGACCTGAAGCTGCTATTTGAATACCTGACTTTATTTGGAATTGCTGAGAAG ATCTCCTTTGACCTCAGCCTGGCTCGGGGCCTAGACTACTATACAGGAGTGATCTATGAAGCAGTGCTGCTGCAGACCCCAACTCAGGCTGGGGAGGAGCCCCTGAATGTGGGCAGTGTGGCTGCTGGTGGGCGCTATGACGGGCTGGTGGGCATGTTTGACCCCAAGGGCCACAAGGTGCCATGTGTGGGACTCAGCATTGGGGTTGAACGAATCTTCTACATTGTGGAGCAGAGGATGAAG ACCAAAGGTGAGAAGGTGCGGACTACAGAGACTCAAGTGTTTGTGGCCACACCACAGAAGAACTTTCTCCAAGAACGGTTGAAACTTATTACAGAGCTTTGGGATGCTGGAATCAAG GCAGAGATGCTATACAAGAACAACCCCAAACTATTAACCCAGCTGCACTATTGTGAGAGCACAGGCATTCCACTGGTGGTCATTATTGGTGAGCAAGAACTGAAAGAAGGGGTCATCAAGATCCGTTCAGTGGCCAGCAgagaggag GTGGCCATTAAACGGGAAAATCTTGTGGCTGAAATTCAGAAGCGACTGTCTGAGTCTTGA
- the HARS2 gene encoding probable histidine--tRNA ligase, mitochondrial isoform X3: MVNRVRDATGLASVQRSHFSHSFFCQVAEAVLTSQLKARQEKPNFIIKIPKGTRDLSPQHMVVREKILDLVISCFKRHGAKVMDTPAFELKEILTEKYGEDSGLMYDLKDQGGELLSLRYDLTVPFARYLAMNKVKKMKRYHVGKVWRRESPTIVQGRYREFCQCDFDIAGQFDPMIPDAECLKIMCEILSGLQLGDFLIKVNDRRIVDGMFAVCGVPESKFRAICSSIDKLDKMAWKDVRHEMVAKKGLAPEVADRIGDYVQCHGGVSLVEQMFQDPRLSQNKQALEGLGDLKLLFEYLTLFGIAEKISFDLSLARGLDYYTGVIYEAVLLQTPTQAGEEPLNVGSVAAGGRYDGLVGMFDPKGHKVPCVGLSIGVERIFYIVEQRMKTKGEKVRTTETQVFVATPQKNFLQERLKLITELWDAGIKAEMLYKNNPKLLTQLHYCESTGIPLVVIIGEQELKEGVIKIRSVASREEVAIKRENLVAEIQKRLSES, from the exons ATGGTCAACAGGGTCAGAGATGCCACAGGTCTGGCCAGTGTCCAGAGGAGCCACTTCTCACATTCATTCTTCTGCCAGGTTGCAGAGGCAGTGTTAACATCCCAACTGAAAGCACGTCAAGAGAAACCAAATTTTATTATCAAGATCCCAAAG GGTACCAGGGATCTTAGTCCTCAGCATATGGTTGTGAGGGAGAAAATTCTTGATTTGGTTATCAGCTGCTTTAAACGTCATGGAGCAAAGGTTATGGATACCCCAGCATTTGAGCTGAAG GAAATACTGACTGAGAAGTATGGAGAGGACTCTGGGCTCATGTATGATCTGAAGGATCAAGGTGGAGAGCTGTTGTCCCTCCGCTATGACCTTACT GTTCCCTTTGCTCGTTATCTGGCCATGAATAAGGTGAAGAAGATGAAACGTTATCACGTTGGAAAGGTGTGGCGGCGAGAGAGCCCAACCATAGTCCAAGGCCGCTACAGGGAGTTCTGCCAGTGT GATTTTGACATTGCTGGTCAGTTTGACCCTATGATCCCTGATGCAGAGTGTTTGAAGATCATGTGTGAAATCCTAAGTGGATTGCAGTTGGGAGACTTTCTCATTAAG GTAAATGACCGGCGGATTGTGGATGGGATGTTTGCTGTCTGTGGCGTTCCTGAAAGCAAGTTCCGCGCCATCTGCTCCTCCATAGATAAACTAGACAAG ATGGCTTGGAAAGATGTGAGACATGAGATGGTGGCGAAGAAAGGCCTGGCTCCTGAGGTGGCTGATCGAATTGGGGACTATGTCCAATGTCATG GTGGGGTATCCCTGGTAGAGCAAATGTTTCAGGATCCCAGACTATCCCAGAACAAGCAGGCCCTAGAGGGCCTGGGAGACCTGAAGCTGCTATTTGAATACCTGACTTTATTTGGAATTGCTGAGAAG ATCTCCTTTGACCTCAGCCTGGCTCGGGGCCTAGACTACTATACAGGAGTGATCTATGAAGCAGTGCTGCTGCAGACCCCAACTCAGGCTGGGGAGGAGCCCCTGAATGTGGGCAGTGTGGCTGCTGGTGGGCGCTATGACGGGCTGGTGGGCATGTTTGACCCCAAGGGCCACAAGGTGCCATGTGTGGGACTCAGCATTGGGGTTGAACGAATCTTCTACATTGTGGAGCAGAGGATGAAG ACCAAAGGTGAGAAGGTGCGGACTACAGAGACTCAAGTGTTTGTGGCCACACCACAGAAGAACTTTCTCCAAGAACGGTTGAAACTTATTACAGAGCTTTGGGATGCTGGAATCAAG GCAGAGATGCTATACAAGAACAACCCCAAACTATTAACCCAGCTGCACTATTGTGAGAGCACAGGCATTCCACTGGTGGTCATTATTGGTGAGCAAGAACTGAAAGAAGGGGTCATCAAGATCCGTTCAGTGGCCAGCAgagaggag GTGGCCATTAAACGGGAAAATCTTGTGGCTGAAATTCAGAAGCGACTGTCTGAGTCTTGA